In one Rutidosis leptorrhynchoides isolate AG116_Rl617_1_P2 chromosome 8, CSIRO_AGI_Rlap_v1, whole genome shotgun sequence genomic region, the following are encoded:
- the LOC139864271 gene encoding uncharacterized mitochondrial protein AtMg00310-like, whose protein sequence is MASQCGCEASTPPFIFLGMPIGSNSNRKSHWYPVIDKFKTKLSTWTGNLLSIGGRLNLIKFVLGGLGVYYLSLFKAPVSIIKSIEKLRARFFWGGSKEKRKMAWIKWDQVLASREKGGLDIDSIQSFNQALLLNWHWRFVHYSDSLWARTLVAIHGVHVGLVGRDCVTSGVWSNIIKTIKAIYASGIISDDTMQTKVGNGCYTKFWKDRWVGNVTLQSKYNRLFRLEKYPDCLICHRFGDAAVRK, encoded by the coding sequence ATGGCTTCCCAATGCGGTTGTGAAGCAAGCACCCCTCCGTTCATCTTCTTGGGGATGCCTATTGGTTCCAATTCTAATCGAAAATCTCACTGGTATCCTGTGATTGATAAGTTCAAGACTAAACTCTCAACGTGGACCGGAAATCTTCTTTCTATAGGCGGAAGGTTAAACTTAATCAAATTCGTCCTTGGTGGTCTTGGAGTTTATTATCTGTCACTTTTTAAAGCCCCTGTTTCTATCATCAAATCCATTGAAAAATTGCGTGCTCGATTCTTTTGGGGTGGGAgcaaagaaaaaagaaaaatggcatgGATCAAATGGGATCAAGTCCTTGCATCCCGAGAGAAAGGCGGCCTCGACATTGATAGTATCCAATCTTTCAACCAAGCTCTCCTATTGAATTGGCATTGGCGTTTTGTTCATTATTCGGACTCCCTTTGGGCTCGTACATTAGTTGCAATCCATGGCGTTCATGTTGGATTGGTTGGTCGTGATTGTGTCACATCGGGTGTATGGAGCAATATTATAAAAACCATTAAGGCAATCTATGCTTCTGGTATAATTTCTGATGATACTATGCAGACTAAGGTTGGAAATGGGTGTTATACGAAATTCTGGAAAGATCGATGGGTGGGAAATGTCACCTTGCAAAGCAAATATAATCGTTTATTTCGTCTTGAAAAGTACCCGGATTGTCTAATCTGCCATAGATTTGGGGATGCTGCCGTGAGAAAATGA
- the LOC139864270 gene encoding uncharacterized protein, whose translation MALNYGPSSFSCNLALKGFDVDTIICPLCSVGGDSRDHTFISCHVASSLWRRIGLWTDIDWPTVITVEDFFTWLDTSNASVASKARLYCIVAASLWWTWRRRNDSLHGVGSIKDRDLFDNVRLSSFSWLQARSKLAPSWTSWLCNPLF comes from the coding sequence atggcGCTTAATTATGGACCGTCTTCCTTCTCGTGTAACTTGGCTCTTAAAGGATTCGACGTCGATACGATCATTTGTCCGTTATGTAGTGTTGGTGGTGATTCTAGAGATCACACTTTTATTAGTTGTCATGTGGCAAGTTCGCTTTGGAGGCGAATTGGGCTTTGGACCGATATTGATTGGCCGACAGTGATTACAGTGGAAGACTTCTTCACTTGGTTGGATACATCTAATGCATCAGTGGCTTCAAAGGCTCGATTGTATTGTATTGTTGCAGCTTCTTTATGGTGGACTTGGAGACGTAGGAACGACTCTTTACATGGCGTTGGCTCAATTAAGGATCGAGACCTATTCGATAACGTTAGGCTCTCATCCTTTTCATGGCTTCAAGCAAGATCCAAACTTGCTCCCTCCTGGACCTCATGGCTTTGTAATCCGTTATTTTAG